The following are encoded together in the Malaya genurostris strain Urasoe2022 chromosome 3, Malgen_1.1, whole genome shotgun sequence genome:
- the LOC131434402 gene encoding uncharacterized protein DDB_G0284459-like isoform X4, which translates to MDCQMFLIVGDDRHRLKEGITLIGSEENDRYSVIHVQDGSVCPKHAAIRCSPTTRDAHVMDLCSHAGILLTDDRVRGKRIPPLEWHKLYGIKAKISFGAVVCQLEICNGDRKSNVSSVSFFDGSIDSIDCSLEEAPKARSRHATSKQISSISTVGTSGTSAIQEHSISTSAKILSITQNSFTVPSTQQIADQTSVTCKPQPTREDGNSLRPSSADEDDDLFDIPETQEVIDQPNMSEIIDPISNTIGQGEKEGDFFQFDTEEDNHTGDGMFNNPYVEQSQSVLEHLGESNKVNTSGHRKSIQPDRSVDSISFRGKTGPEDTDDDLSKIEWNDSKATSSDKVGEADLRKGSVTPDLVFDKPESVHAESVTPDLEFDRITPQQSDPTTTSKLSLRKHSVESLQEPVSDMNNERVESVTPDLNFDENVPEEIACADPYLAETQCLDAELDPNEHASTSVYDLTTQIDPLISGADSPAFKVPSAYDALTQKIPDKELKSACSLRKLAIQMSDLRHTKNDISIRTNKEIELDPFMVATQPLSVDDLQNAYDLQTQPLSKHSEIGPVVDEDIENDTVPLELLGTSPLRHEDIYNLQTQPLTAKCSYGSLPDEDPEMSKLFRPPANSTCRQSMLVKQIEAQEQEEEIVKTDLLNISPSSNKENQDEISQQRTIKANEARRKMSVSTRSNEETVDLSPSDEEYCLAETMPIADSGKTSTETNPPIKKQSHNKSKTTSEKSESAFKVPDNRSITSSTKSSNTSAPETPRTQEGSGSEAFDFNTPEHPFLNVVKKEKILAVSDMLKNRTTERVDNVARRYKYIFGDSSDEDHEPNEPVFKKKDSKVQVMKYDKTEQDKTNDIKKKTVPERRSKRDKKKTNRYSDDEQEDSKSVASSKSKSSSGGSTRSTATTSSSSTSRSKVDVSVDYKPTTKDEQSSKTRKRKVATEHCTSDTAPSDTTAPKASKSKKNNVEPNEPKAGPSTSAEQPTVTKRSGRLRRAVTEEIKEHKSSKAANQAVPTVEMSKSTKPERSGRGPSKQTATTAHGKLPTDADNDQSTSSASEAMNTSASGSESSGTRKSSRSIKPRLMFTKMSPEPYKRMVTRAASRKMQR; encoded by the exons TCGGTATGTCCTAAACATGCAGCCATACGGTGTTCTCCAACGACACGCGACGCACACGTGATGGATCTGTGCTCACATGCAGGCATACTGTTAACAGATGATCGTGTTCGAGGCAAACGAATACCACCCTTGGAATGGCATAAACTTTACGGTATCAAAGCCAAAATTTCCTTTGGTGCTGTCGTATGCCAGCTGGAGATATGCAATGGAGATCGAAAGTCCAATGTCAGCTCAGTTTCCTTTTTCGACGGGTCTATCGATTCAATCGATTGCAGTCTAGAG GAAGCTCCCAAAGCACGATCGCGACATGCTACAAGCAAACAAATTAGCAGTATCAGTACAGTTGGTACAAGTGGAACCAGTGCCATACAGGAACATAGCATATCGACATCAGCCAAAATCTTATCCATCACCCAGAACAGCTTTACTGTTCCTTCGACGCAACAGATTGCCGATCAAACCAGTGTCACGTGTAAACCTCAGCCAACTCGAGAAGATGGAAACAGTTTAAGGCCGTCTAGTGCAGACGAAGACGACGATCTGTTCGACATACCGGAAACGCAAGAAGTGATTGACCAACCGAATATGTCGGAAATCATCGACCCAATCAGTAATACTATCGGCCAGGGGGAAAAGGAGGGCGATTTTTTCCAATTCGATACAGAGGAAGATAACCATACTGGTGATGGCATGTTCAACAATCCGTACGTTGAACAGTCTCAAAGTGTACTGGAACATTTGGGCGAGTCGAATAAAGTAAACACAAGTGGACATCGTAAATCTATTCAACCAGATCGCTCCGTCGATTCAATATCGTTCCGTGGAAAAACGGGTCCGGAGGATACCGATGATGATCTGAGTAAAATCGAATGGAACGACTCGAAAGCTACCAGTTCCGATAAAGTTGGTGAAGCAGATCTGCGGAAAGGATCCGTCACTCCTGATTTAGTGTTCGACAAACCGGAATCGGTTCACGCAGAATCTGTAACACCTGATCTTGAATTTGATCGAATAACTCCTCAACAGTCTGATCCAACCACAACTAGCAAGCTTTCGCTTCGAAAGCACTCAGTGGAAAGCCTTCAGGAACCTGTTTCGGACATGAACAATGAACGTGTCGAATCTGTTACACCCGATCTTAATTTTGATGAGAATGTCCCAGAAGAA ATCGCTTGTGCTGATCCTTATCTAGCCGAAACACAGTGCTTAGATGCTGAGCTTGATCCGAATGAACATGCATCAACCAGTGTCTACGATCTAACTACACAGATAGATCCTTTAATAAGTGGTGCAGATTCACCTGCATTTAAAGTTCCTTCCGCTTACGATGCGCTCACTCAGAAAATTCCGGATAAAGAACTCAAATCTGCTTGTTCTTTACGCAAACTGGCCATTCAAATGTCTGACTTGAGACATACGAAAAACGACATTTCTATTCGAACCAATAAAGAAATTGAGCTAGATCCGTTCATGGTCGCTACTCAGCCTCTATCCGTAGATGACCTACAGAATGCATACGATCTTCAAACACAACCGCTATCGAAACATTCAGAAATCGGACCTGTAGTCGATGAAGATATCGAGAATGACACGGTTCCACTGGAATTACTGGGCACATCACCATTACGTCACGAAGATATTTACAATTTGCAAACGCAACCGCTGACTGCCAAATGTTCCTACGGCAGTTTGCCCGACGAGGATCCGGAAATGAGTAAACTTTTCCGACCACCTGCCAACAGTACCTGTCGACAATCTATGCTAGTGAAGCAAATTGAAGCACAGGAACAAGAAGAAGAGATTGTGAAGACTGATCTGCTGAATATTTCTCCATCTTCCAACAAGGAAAATCAGGATGAAATAAGCCAGCAGCGTACAATTAAGGCGAATGAAGCCAGAAGAAAAATGTCAGTCTCAACACGAAGCAATGAAGAAACCGTTGATCTTAGTCCATCGGATGAAGAGTACTGTTTGGCAGAAACTATGCCCATTGCAGATTCTGGTAAAACGAg TACGGAAACGAATCCTCCTATCAAGAAGCAGTCGCACAACAAAAGTAAAACCACCTCCGAGAAGTCCGAATCTGCCTTCAAAGTACCTGATAACCGTAGTATAACTTCCAGTACTAAAAGTTCCAATACCAGTGCACCAGAAACTCCTCGAACACAGGAGGGCTCTGGTTCTGAGGCGTTCGATTTCAATACTCCGGAACATCCGTTCTTGAATGTGGTAAAAAAGGAGAAAATTCTGGCCGTCTCGGATATGTTAAAAAACCGTACAACGGAAAGAGTCGATAATGTAGCGCGCAGGTACAAGTACATTTTTGGCGATAGTTCAGACGAAGATCATGAACCAAATGAACCGGTGTTCAAGAAAAAAGACAGCAAGGTACAAGTAATGAAATACGATAAAACGGAACAAGACAAAACAAATGATATCAAGAAAAAGACCGTACCGGAAAGACGCTCGAAGCGAGACAAAAAGAAAACCAATCGATATTCGGATGATGAACAGGAGGACAGTAAAAGTGTTGCTTCGTCAAAATCTAAGTCAAGCAGTGGAGGAAGCACTCGCAGTACCGCCACTACTAGTAGTAGTAGTACTTCGAGGTCGAAAGTAGACGTATCAGTCGACTACAAGCCAACAACCAAAGACGAACAGTCAAGTAAAAccagaaaaagaaaagtggctaCTGAACATTGCACAAGTGATACCGCACCATCGGATACCACGGCTCCTAAAGCAAGTAAATCAAAAAAGAACAATGTTGAGCCAAATGAACCAAAGGCCGGTCCCTCAACATCAGCAGAACAGCCAACCGTAACGAAACGCTCGGGTCGACTTCGCCGAGCTGTAACAGAAGAAATCAAAGAGCACAAATCATCCAAAGCAGCTAATCAAGCTGTGCCTACCGTAGAAATGAGTAAAAGCACGAAACCCGAACGTTCTGGGCGCGGACCATCCAAACAAACGGCAACGACAGCCCACGGTAAGCTTCCTACTGATGCAGATAACGATCAATCGACATCGAGCGCATCGGAAGCAATGAACACCAGTGCCTCCGGTTCCGAGTCATCCGGAACTCGCAAGTCATCTCGGTCCATCAAGCCGCGACTTATGTTCACCAAGATGAGTCCAGAACCGTACAAGCGGATGGTAACACGAGCAG CGTCTCGAAAAATGCAACGCTAA
- the LOC131434403 gene encoding venom carboxylesterase-6-like codes for MVRSNMLGAVSGILLISAVAIAASREFVTVDTTNGPLRGEKRGNYYVFEGIPYAKAPLGELRFAPSQVNDEHWDDPRDAIQSGPACLQWSHFVNDDDKSTGEEDCLFMNIYTSALGGSESLPTFFFIHGGAFMFGQGDYYQPDNLLQKQLVLVTFNYRLGPLGFLSTEDDIIPGNYGLKDQTTALKWLRENIGHFGGHADNITIVGYSAGSASVQLHYLSPMSRGLFKNGIGHSGSVLNPWVLVENSAEKAKQIASGVGCSVASSKEMLKCLRGKPARDIVRAVKPLFDYLYNPFSPLGVVVERQTKNNPKPFLVEHPYKLMERGKFYRVPLLLSLSEAEGLYPGAEFVSSPEYLAAINDNWNQLVPSILDYRTSLRNDGKRRDEISQTIRKRYLGKRSLNKNSFKDLILMISNRLYFAGVTRSAKLMQAHTPVYLYYGNYKCKYGLGEYLSNSTKNYGVAHGEDVLLMFKTEMRDATPYTEEELTVANLFIEMYANFARDDVPVFGEYIIPRMEDKHVLRFLEVNYPKSEQKVKDQLSDEDFWNQIDFGDGYPVDIAKKDEL; via the exons ATGGTTCGGTCGAATATGTTGGGCGCAGTTTCGGGCATTTTGTTGATTAGTGCTGTGGCGATTGCAGCTTCCAGAGAATTCGTCACGGTCGATACGACAAATGGTCCACTGCGAGGAGAAAAACGTGGCAATTACTATGTCTTCGAAGGAATACCATACGCCAAGGCTCCGTTGGGAGAGCTGAGGTTCGCACCATCACAAGTAAATGATGAGCACTGGGATGATCCTCGGGACGCCATCCAGTCCGGTCCGGCTTGCCTTCAGTGGAGTCATTTTGTGAATGATGATGACAAGAGTACAGGCGAAGAGGATTGCTTGTTCATGAACATCTACACTTCGGCGTTGGGTGGATCAGAGTCGTTACCCACCTTTTTCTTTATCCACGGAGGGGCTTTCATGTTCGGTCAAGGAGATTATTATCAACCCGATAATCTATTGCAAAAACAACTAGTGCTCGTCACGTTCAACTATCGGTTAGGACCGTTAGGGTTCCTAAGCACGGAGGATGATATTATCCCGGGAAACTACGGATTAAAGGATCAAACGACGGCACTAAAGTGGCTGAGGGAAAATATCGGTCACTTCGGAGGTCACGCAGACAATATCACCATTGTTGGTTATTCGGCTGGTTCTGCCAGCGTTCAGCTACACTATCTATCACCAATGAGCCGAGGATTGTTCAAAAATGGTATAGGTCATAGTGGATCAGTGTTGAACCCTTGGGTTTTAGTTGAGAATTCGGCGGAAAAGGCGAAACAGATCGCTAGCGGTGTAGGGTGTTCGGTAGCTTCCAGTAAAGAAATGCTGAAATGTTTAAGGGGGAAACCTGCTCGAGATATTGTGCGAGCTGTGAAACCACTTTTCGACTATTTGTACAATCCGTTTTCGCCACTTGGGGTAGTGGTTGAAAGGCAAACAAAAAACAATCCGAAACCTTTCCTGGTTGAACACCCGTATAAGTTGATGGAGAGAGGAAAATTTTACCGTGTGCCTTTGCTGCTCTCACTAAGCGAAGCCGAAGGGCTCTATCCTGGGGCGGAATTCGTTAGCAGCCCAGAGTATCTGGCAGCAATCAATGATAACTGGAACCAGTTGGTGCCGAGTATTTTGGATTATCGAACTTCGCTGCGAAACGACGGAAAGCGACGCGATGAAATAAGCCAAACGATCAGGAAACGCTATTTGGGTAAAAGGAGcttgaataaaaatagtttcaaaGATTTGATACTG atgatCTCAAACAGACTCTACTTTGCGGGTGTAACACGTTCTGCCAAGTTAATGCAGGCACATACACCGGTTTACTTGTATTatgggaactataaatgcaagtACGGCCTCGGAGAGTATCTCTCTAACTCGACAAAGAACTACGGTGTTGCTCATGGCGAAGATGTTCTGCTGATGTTCAAAACCGAAATGCGGGATGCGACGCCATACACCGAGGAAGAGCTAACGGTTGCCAATTTGTTTATTGAAATGTACGCAAATTTCGCACGAGATGACGTGCCTGTGTTTGGCGAATACATTATTCCACGGATGGAAGACAAGCATGTGTTACGTTTTCTAGAAGTGAATTACCCGAAAAGCGAGCAAAAAGTGAAAGATCAACTGAGCGATGAGGACTTCTGGAATCAAATCGACTTTGGAGATGGCTATCCAGTAGATATCGCTAAGAAAGACGAACTTTGA